One window of the Rosa rugosa chromosome 3, drRosRugo1.1, whole genome shotgun sequence genome contains the following:
- the LOC133738523 gene encoding glycolipid transfer protein 3 — protein sequence MKRKIMDQSKGSEIRSAIEELSVMVKVIGVITVQAENGDHDAHDAAFINHEAAHIPTGPFLSLCYSLLRVLDKIGPTMAVLRQDIHQNIRRLETRNESDPSAYSNMVEILKTEATDGTARNLTSCSRAFVWLTRSLDFTAELLQNLAGNPGQNMKQAVEESYNLTLKPWHRWISSAASKVALMLVPDNETFISSLMEKDESYDNLKVEMETLVSLLVPYLEQIHSILRFYHLDMLKAN from the exons atgaaaagaaagataATGGATCAGAGTAAAGGGTCAGAGATTAGATCTGCCATTGAAGAACTCTCGGTCATGGTTAAAGTTATAGGTGTAATAACAGTCCAAGCTGAAAATGGTGATCATGATGCTCATGATGCTGCGTTTATAAATCATGAGGCTGCTCATATTCCCACCGGGCCCTTTCTTTCTCTTTGCTACTCGCTTCTTCGAGTtcttg ATAAAATAGGACCAACGATGGCTGTTTTAAGACAAGATATTCATCAGAATATTCGG AGATTGGAAACGAGGAACGAATCTGATCCTTCAGCATATTCAAATATGGTTGAGATATTGAAAACAGAAGCCACGGACGGCACTGCAAGAAATCTTACAAGTTGTAGTAGAGCCTTCGTTTGGCTCACCAG ATCCTTGGATTTTACGGCAGAGTTATTGCAAAATTTAGCAGGAAACCCAGGGCAGAACATGAAGCAGGCAGTGGAAGAATCTTACAACCTCACTTTAAAGCCATGGCATAGATGGATTTCATCAGCTGCTTCTAAA GTAGCTTTAATGTTAGTGCCTGACAATGAGACCTTCATTAGTAGTCTCATGGAAAAAGATGAAAGCTATGACAACTTGAAAGTTGAAATGGAAACCTTGGTTTCATTACTTGTGCCTTATCTTGAGCAGATCCACTCCATTCTG AGGTTTTATCACTTGGACATGTTAAAGGCTAACTGA
- the LOC133737560 gene encoding uncharacterized protein LOC133737560, protein MESVYIYLPLQNILPTRVNLARKCVQLDTRCVFCNNYEEDALQLWGPLQLEVRNNPSSNVHAWLLHVYDLLPNHKLELFFMLVWAIWVECNNVTWKGTSFCPVNTATWATKLLEDYHAAHPGSPKKKSRHKTQWQLPPRGRLKLNIDGAFHSATGQGGIGALIRNEDGVCLAAIARPFPHARSAFQMELEAMRAGLLLIIHQGLVNVDIETDCSLVIAALKSATEDYSEVGCIVEDCKAYLHAISSINLYSVYREANGVAHRLAHLASVDYLDDYWLDETPVIIRDALFEDSCTSTRGVGNMSPSLYNHHSYSINNIFGRGVEPPS, encoded by the coding sequence atggagAGTGTATATATTTATCTTCCTTTACAAAATATACTGCCTACAAGAGTCAATTTGGCTCGAAAATGTGTGCAGCTGGATACTAGATGTGTATTTTGCAACAATTATGAAGAGGATGCACTGCAGCTATGGGGCCCGCTGCAACTTGAGGTACGTAACAACCCTTCATCTAATGTTCATGCATGGCTTCTGCATGTTTATGATTTGCTGCCCAATCACAAGCTAGAGCTCTTCTTCATGCTTGTTTGGGCAATATGGGTGGAATGTAACAATGTTACTTGGAAGGGGACCTCCTTTTGTCCCGTGAATACTGCTACCTGGGCTACCAAGCTCCTTGAGGACTACCATGCGGCCCATCCGGGGTCACCAAAGAAGAAGTCAAGGCATAAAACTCAGTGGCAGCTGCCACCTCGAGGTAGGCTGAAACTAAATATTGATGGCGCATTTCACAGCGCTACTGGTCAAGGGGGTATTGGGGCTCTCATCAGGAATGAAGATGGTGTATGTCTCGCTGCAATTGCACGTCCCTTTCCCCATGCTAGATCCGCCTTTCAGATGGAGTTGGAAGCCATGAGAGCAGGACTTTTACTCATCATTCATCAAGGATTAGTCAATGTTGATATTGAAACTGACTGCTCTTTGGTGATTGCTGCACTCAAAAGTGCCACGGAGGACTACTCTGAAGTTGGTTGTATTGTTGAGGATTGCAAAGCATATCTGCATGCAATTTCTTCTATTAATCTATACTCTGTCTATCGTGAAGCAAACGGTGTGGCCCATAGATTGgcacaccttgctagtgttGATTACTTAGATGATTactggttagatgagactcctgtgaTTATCCGGGATGCTCTCTTTGAGGATTCTTGTACTAGTACTCGAGGTGTAGGTAATATGTCCCCCTCGCTGTACAATCATCATTCTTATTCTATTAATAATATTTTCGGGCGTGGGgttgagcctcccagttag